From Phaeodactylum tricornutum CCAP 1055/1 chromosome 23, whole genome shotgun sequence, one genomic window encodes:
- a CDS encoding predicted protein produces the protein MVTMRSFLLLQLWIGFLKASAFAAAYIFPSSARSLRRCFQEKGTCPLPLSHSSITSGWTAIFSSMEDTDAATINGEQYPADTSANGGGLVTTADSRSQLFSAFSALTAEDQYDAVLTGLCAKILDDTTIVERAAIERLKDPTNLLNEMNSRRIQASPRSMMALIDSTVKAQDAQTMAQMLSLSVRNGSVTRYGVRQADILPLPLAATSRVKCPDGSMKTRSERLSTVADIPFDERGTEVKNAFGVTAVAGGCFFTDVAGMDDIAPFANVFLSTLIVVGALDNFYDLFKTSTSMIAKQVAKNGAADFELPEKDALPFGLGSGQLTGSVVRGFARLLTTDAERESLCEASALLTAYCTGLPCFAYRPNALEASVLVVESTKNSNGMDSLLSSAGIMRVLVWLLAPVAAESAKFPVCIVSNPREAESFLDRLEEFAAKDPSLADEIFWTGNKQERKDLLKWAYTEADLLLRENRKILQEVTERLTGGAATVGDCIAVLEEW, from the exons ATGGTGACCATGAGGAGttttttgctgctgcaacTTTGGATCGGGTTCTTAAAAGCGTCGGCTTTTGCTGCCGCTTACATTTTTCCTTCATCCGCCCGCAGCCTGAGACGATGTTTTCAGGAAAAGGGGACATGCCCGTTGCCATTGTCTCACTCATCCATCACGTCTGGCTGGACAGCCATTTTTAGTTCCATGGAAGACACAGATGCCGCCACGATCAACGGAGAACAGTATCCTGCTGATACTAGTGCAAATGGTGGTGGGCTTGTTACGACTGCCGACTCTCGGTCGCAGCTGTTTTCTGCTTTCTCGGCGTTGACTGCGGAAGATCAGTACGATGCTGTCTTGACTGGTCTTTGTGCTAAGATTTTGGACGACACGACTATTGTGGAAAGAGCTGCAATTGAGCGACTCAAGGACCCCACCAATCTATTGAATGAAATGAATTCCAGGCGAATACAGGCCAGCCCTCGATCTATGATGGCGCTGATCGAT TCAACTGTGAAAGCACAAGATGCGCAGACCATGGCTCAAATGCTGTCTTTGAGCGTCCGGAACGGAAGTGTCACGCGTTACGGAGTTCGGCAGGCTGACATTCTACCACTTCCCCTAGCCGCAACGTCGAGAGTCAAATGCCCCGATGGATCAATGAAAACTCGTTCGGAACGCTTATCTACCGTTGCCGATATACCTTTTGATGAACGAGGAACGGAAGTGAAAAATGCCTTTGGAGTAACTGCCGTCGCGGGTGGTTGCTTTTTCACAGATGTTGCTGGCATGGATGACATTGCGCCCTTTGCCAATGTATTCCTCAGTACTCTTATCGTGGTTGGTGCTCTCGATAACTTCTACGATTTATTTAAAACAAGCACGTCAATGATAGCCAAACAGGTGGCAAAAAATGGAGCCGCGGATTTTGAACTTCCTGAAAAGGATGCCTTGCCGTTTGGGCTAGGTTCAGGCCAGTTGACAGGGAGCGTCGTCCGTGGCTTTGCTCGACTTTTGACGACCGATGCCGAACGAGAGTCATTGTGCGAGGCATCGGCTTTACTTACTGCGTATTGCACGGGTCTGCCCTGTTTTGCGTACCGACCGAATGCTTTGGAAGCATCTGTCCTAGTCGTCGAAAGTACCAAGAACAGCAACGGGATGGACTCACTTTTGTCCAGCGCGGGGATTATGCGTGTTCTGGTCTGGCTCCTGGCTCCCGTTGCGGCTGAGTCTGCCAAGTTCCCTGTATGTATTGTGAGCAACCCGAGGGAAGCGGAATCTTTTTTGGACCGACTGGAAGAATTCGCTGCGAAGGATCCTTCTCTGGCCGACGAGATATTTTGGACGGGAAACAAGCAAGAACGTAAGGATTTGCTCAAGTGGGCGTATACGGAAGCCGATTTGTTGCTACGTGAGAATCGCAAGATCTTGCAGGAAGTTACGGAGCGCTTGACCGGGGGAGCAGCAACAGTAGGAGATTGTATCGCGGTTCTAGAAGAATGGTAG
- a CDS encoding predicted protein yields the protein MANNGGARQANAQINEHVEFTVKPEEDLYLSGSENTIRRVTAETNYSCLMLKTQRFSSLFRHYAKYHGLRKEDLEYYFVNLLENEDTPESVQLQRGDTIMVRKRRKHEPPEAAADDEEFIKDMRELLDDEEHMDAVFVLNKDMDCQQEIRAHKSVLTARAEYFKALFRTNASAEKKEGTAFKESEECVIQVEKDFTEQQIRYVLEFIYTNRIQVVRDISTDDLLCLLHLSDKWLLRDLKRLVEHELIRDHMTVNTVARLYGATEDYHASRLSRACIEFIMTNLRQLAGNTVFEEEMKSYPHLCMPVLKAAANLIPDGPALKKQRTDHHGTPSGIGSSPVPDSDT from the exons ATGGCAAACAATGGAGGAGCACGACAGGCCAACGCGCAGATCAACGAACATGTCGAGTTCACT GTCAAACCCGAGGAAGATCTTTACCTTTCCGGATCAGAGAACACAATTCGTAGAGTCACCGCCGAAACGAACTACAGTTGCCTAATGCTAAAAACGCAACGTTTCTCTTCCCTTTTTCGCCACTACGCGAAATACCATGGTCTGCgaaaggaagatttggagTACTATTTTGTGAACTTGTTGGAAAACGAAGACACTCCCGAATCAGTGCAGTTACAACGTGGGGATACGATCATGGTTCGCAAGCGGCGTAAGCATGAACCTCCGGAGGCCGCGGCGGATGACGAAGAGTTTATCAAAGATATGCGCGAACttctggacgacgaagagcaCATGGATGCAGTCTTTGTTTTAAATAAGGATATGGATTGCCAACAGGAAATCCGGGCACACAAATCGGTGCTGACGGCTCGAGCGGAATATTTCAAGGCGCTTTTTCGAACAAACGCCTCTGCAGAAAAAAAAGAGGGAACCGCTTTTAAGGAGTCAGAGGAATGTGTCATACAGGTAGAAAAAGACTTCACCGAGCAGCAAATACGATACGTGCTGGAGTTCATCTACACGAATCGCATTCAAGTGGTGCGGGATATCTCGACCGACGACCTGCTCTGTCTTTTGCATCTTTCAGACAAGTGGTTGCTTCGAGATCTGAAACGTCTCGTCGAACACGAACTCATTCGGGATCATATGACGGTAAACACAGTTGCACGATTGTACGGAGCGACCGAGGACTATCACGCATCTCGACTGTCACGCGCTTGTATTGAATTTATCATGACTAATCTCCGCCAGCTTGCCGGCAATACGGTatttgaagaagaaatgaaatCCTATCCGCATCTCTGTATGCCAGTGCTCAAGGCGGCGGCCAATTTGATTCCGGATGGGCCTGCTTTGAAAAAGCAACGTACCGATCATCACGGGACACCTTCGGGTATTGGGTCTTCACCGGTGCCAGATTCGGACACTTAG
- a CDS encoding predicted protein — MKQYLLERTTAWLTTWSLILLVAVAQKDVHPDVVAVVDVAGGVQPTPLWASSYSDGENCYCLPSLDSAFGNFVVETPLGWLTMQELCDLLGTGPGRLGQYLYNDIQCGNGPPNADENEFLCPGRTDIGETGCGQIGPKWNVDNAYLADAGPPRLPLLPEDVQPETVAVIDVVGGVTLNGRLNTFGMDDDSASLRGTWTWVPVWKEDRCTMTYSAGVDHLIMQEMRMPVLEELIPLFPWTCCDEMPHHDASPLYNTQLGPEGYGQIGPRWNFDVTKSLPPGSAPMALPSSLAAVAVLVPMLPGVGVITGLLFCVLNWHIFDLVRCHQGVW, encoded by the exons aTGAAGCAATATTTGCTTGAACGAACAACAGCGTGGTTGACGACTTGGAGTCTCATTCTGCTCGTGGCCGTTGCTCAAAAAGATGTTCACCCTGACgtagttgccgttgttgatgttgccgGAGGTGTACAACCGACACCACTTTGGGCAAGCAGTTATTCGGACGGCGAGAATTGCTACTGCCTTCCTTCGTTGGATAGCGCCTTTGGGAACTTTGTCGTAGAAACGCCATTGGGGTGGCTGACGATGCAGGAACTTTGTGACCTGCTAGGAACTGGACCAGGAAGACTAGGACAATACCTTTACAATGATATCCAATGCGGTAACGGCCCCCCAAACGCtgacgaaaacgaatttCTTTGTCCGGGACGAACAGAT ATTGGGGAAACAGGCTGTGGTCAAATAGGACCCAAATGGAATGTTGACAATGCCTACCTTGCGGACGCCGGCCCCCCACGACTTCCATTGTTGCCTGAGGACGTTCAACCGGAAACCGTTGCGGTGATTGACGTTGTGGGTGGTGTGACGCTGAATGGAAGATT AAACACCTTTGGGATGGATGACGATTCGGCAAGCTTACGCGGTACTTGGACCTGGGTCCCGGTATGGAAGGAGGACCGGTGTACAATGACATACAGTGCGGGAGTGGACCACCTAATAATGCAGGAGATGAGGATGCCTGTCCTGGAAGAGCTGAT ACCGTTGTTTCCTTGGACTTGTTGTGATGAAATGCCTCACCATGATGCTTCTCCCTTGTACAATACACAGCTTGGACCAGAAGGTTATGGTCAGATTGGTCCCCGTTGGAATTTTGATGTCACCAAATCTTTACCGCCAGGTAGCGCTCCCATGGCTCTTCCCTCTTCTTTAGCAGCCGTAGCAGTGTTGGTCCCAATGCTACCGGGCGTAGGAGTGATCACCGGACTTTTGTTCTGTGTTTTGAACTGGCATATTTTTGATCTCGTCCGGTGTCACCAGGGCGTCTGGTGA
- a CDS encoding predicted protein gives MANRQSGETYNERSKGKDVRTSNIVAAKSVANAIRTSLGPRGMDKLIQLSGNEVVISNDGATILSKMKVLHPAAKMLVELSQSQDIQAGDGTTTVVVLAGALLEACASLLSKGIHPTQISSSFLRAAEVACGFLKQVGKPVALQDREKLLHAVETCLSSKVVAQNSDLLAPIAVDSVLSLMDKELQENNVDLRDIRMVQQMGGTVDDTELVDGLVLTKGASKTAGGPSAMKDAKIALIQYCLSAPKTDMDNNVVVSDYAAMDRILREERKYILNQCKQIKKSGANVVLIQKSILRDAYNELSLHFLAKMGILVVTDIERPDVDFICRTLGCHPIAHEDQLAPEKLGTAANVADVWMEGGHNKVVKFTGVANPGKTVTVLLRGSNELVLSEANRSLHDAQCVVRSLVKERFLIAGGGAAETEAALRLKEYAVGLTGKDAYCFAAFADALEVIPYTLAENAGMKPIEVVTELRAKHSAGMQGAGINVKKGIVSDMYELNVLQPLLVSTSAIQLATETVSMIMKVDDLIVVQ, from the exons ATGGCGAACCGACAGTCGGGCGAAACGTATAACGAACGCtcgaaaggaaaagacgTACGgacttccaacattgtcgcTGCCAAG TCCGTTGCGAATGCCATTCGAACGTCTCTCGGCCCTCGCGGAATGGACAAGCTCATTCAGCTTTCCGGAAATGAAGTCGTCATCTCCAACGATGGCGCCACTATTCTTTCCAAGATGAAGGTCCTGCACCCCGCCGCCAAGATGCTCGTTGAGTTATCGCAATCCCAAGACATTCAAGCAGGAGACGGCACCACGACGGTCGTCGTCTTAGCTGGTGCGCTCTTGGAAGCCTGTGCATCCTTACTTAGCAAAGGGATTCACCCTACGCAGATTTCTTCCAGCTTTTTACGTGCTGCCGAGGTGGCCTGCGGATTTTTGAAACAAGTCGGCAAGCCCGTGGCGTTGCAGGATCGGGAAAAACTCTTGCATGCCGTCGAAACCTGCCTTTCCTCCAAGGTCGTGGCTCAGAATTCCGATTTGCTCGCTCCAATTGCCGTTGACTCCGTCTTGAGTCTCATGGACAAGGAATTACAGGAAAACAATGTCGATTTGCGGGATATTCGTATGGTACAGCAAATGGGTGGGACCGTGGACGATACCGAACTCGTTGACGGGCTCGTTCTTACCAAGGGCGCCAGTAAGACTGCCGGCGGACCCTCCGCCATGAAGGACGCTAAGATTGCCCTCATTCAGTACTGCTTGTCGGCTCCCAAAACCGACATGGACAACAACGTTGTGGTGAGCGACTACGCCGCCATGGATCGTATCCTGCGCGAGGAACGCAAGTACATTCTCAATCAATGCAAACAGATTAAGAAAAGCGGGGCGAACGTCGTATTGATCCAAAAGTCGATTTTGCGCGATGCCTACAACGAATTAAGTCTGCACTTTCTGGCCAAAATGGGGATTCTGGTAGTTACGGATATTGAGAGACCCGACGTTGATTTCATTTGTCGCACGCTGGGCTGTCATCCGATTGCGCATGAAGATCAACTGGCTCCGGAAAAGCTCGGCACGGCAGCCAACGTGGCCGACGTCTGGATGGAAGGCGGACACAACAAAGTAGTAAAGTTTACTGGGGTGGCCAATCCGGGAAAAACGGTCACTGTTCTATTGCGAGGTAGTAACGAGCTTGTTCTGAGCGAAGCAAACCGTTCTTTACACGATGCGCAGTGTGTCGTACGCTCGCTCGTGAAAGAGAGGTTCTTGATTGCGGGTGGAGGCGCAGCAGAAACCGAAGCTGCTCTCCGTTTGAAGGAGTACGCGGTTGGTTTGACTGGAAAAGACGCTTACTGCTTTGCAGCCTTTGCGGACGCCCTCGAAGTGATTCCGTACACACTAGCTGAAAATGCCGGTATGAAACCGATTGAAGTGGTCACCGAACTCCGAGCAAAACATTCGGCTGGTATGCAGGGTGCCGGCATCAACGTGAAAAAAGGAATCGTATCGGACATGTACGAACTGAATGTTTTGCAGCCCTTGCTTGTATCGACGTCGGCAATCCAACTTGCCACTGAAACGGTTTCTATGATTATGAAGGTGGATGATCTTATTGTGGTGCAGTAG